In Candidatus Tachikawaea gelatinosa, a genomic segment contains:
- the pdxA gene encoding 4-hydroxythreonine-4-phosphate dehydrogenase PdxA, with product MKNHQFIITPGEPAGVGPDIIIQLIQEKWPVKLVICADPMLIYNRAKELKLPIDIKIYKKNATNNIVKKSEMIILPIKTNKIVEIGKLCIENSYYVINSLIIACFGCLKKEFSALITGPVQKSIINQAGIEFSGHTEFLANYTGTKIVLMLFVVKSIHMAMITTHVPLKDVASFINKDILYRKITLLYTDLKNKFGFLKPRILVTGLNPHAGENGYLGKEEIDIIIPVLQKLKNEGLNVIGPFSADTIFNFPLKKYDVILTMYHDQGLPALKSHSFGKAVNVTLGLPFIRTSVDHGTALELAGTKKINLESFRLAIKLAINLVKNNENIQNKKISYIS from the coding sequence ATGAAAAATCATCAATTTATTATTACTCCTGGTGAACCCGCAGGAGTTGGGCCGGATATTATAATTCAATTAATACAAGAAAAATGGCCGGTAAAATTAGTCATTTGCGCTGATCCTATGTTAATTTATAACCGTGCTAAAGAATTAAAATTACCAATTGATATAAAAATTTATAAGAAAAATGCAACAAATAACATAGTGAAAAAAAGTGAAATGATTATTCTTCCAATTAAAACTAATAAAATAGTAGAAATAGGAAAATTATGTATTGAAAATAGTTACTATGTAATTAATTCACTTATTATCGCATGCTTTGGATGTTTAAAAAAAGAATTTTCAGCTTTAATTACCGGCCCAGTACAAAAAAGTATTATTAATCAAGCAGGAATAGAATTTTCAGGTCATACAGAGTTTTTAGCCAATTATACAGGAACAAAAATAGTATTGATGTTATTTGTTGTAAAATCAATTCATATGGCTATGATTACAACACATGTTCCTTTAAAAGATGTTGCTTCTTTTATTAACAAAGATATTTTATATAGAAAAATTACTCTTTTATATACTGATTTAAAAAATAAATTTGGATTTTTAAAACCGCGAATTTTAGTAACAGGATTAAATCCTCATGCTGGAGAAAATGGATATTTAGGAAAAGAAGAAATTGATATTATTATTCCTGTTTTGCAAAAACTTAAGAACGAAGGATTAAACGTTATAGGACCTTTTTCAGCTGATACAATTTTTAATTTTCCTTTAAAAAAATATGATGTTATTCTTACTATGTATCATGATCAAGGATTACCTGCACTAAAAAGTCATAGTTTTGGAAAAGCAGTTAATGTAACCTTAGGATTACCTTTTATTCGTACATCCGTTGATCACGGAACAGCTTTAGAATTAGCAGGCACAAAAAAAATAAATTTAGAAAGTTTTAGATTAGCAATTAAATTAGCAATTAATTTAGTAAAAAATAATGAAAATATTCAAAACAAAAAAATTTCATATATTTCGTAA
- a CDS encoding peptidylprolyl isomerase: MLKKLILIILLVYNTSFAKPHLLDEIAVIVNNDVILKSDIKNVVDQIKKQNPLVTTSDKNFLKKIFENEIINKILLALGEKKGIKIDEKTLNQMIKNGIKKHGITIDQLHDYLKKHNIEYIDYINDISKKFIISILLQNEVKKRIHVTEEEEKFFLKKLQKDQDKNIEYTFTYIFFPLKANVNKRIINKINLLAHDTIKNLQKNNDITQILHFLSNKKLNIEYKKIEKKCINDLPVFFSKALSNSPKNVHVIGPIKNIKGLYVLKIHNRDESKLHTIIKQFHVKDIFLKSSSKKTDIQKKKKLEKIIKNIQNKEESFSDAAIKYSEDSKSAAKGGDLLWISSEYFGKKIEKIIEKLKKGNMTYPFRSNSGWHVIQLIDKRRVDITNILNKKQAENFFFNEKFDQEAKKWIQEQKNQTYIKYVNTL; encoded by the coding sequence ATGTTAAAAAAATTAATTTTAATTATACTACTAGTATATAATACATCTTTTGCTAAACCTCATTTATTAGACGAAATAGCTGTTATTGTAAACAATGATGTAATACTAAAAAGTGATATAAAAAATGTTGTTGATCAAATAAAAAAACAAAATCCATTAGTTACTACTAGCGATAAAAATTTTTTAAAAAAAATTTTTGAAAATGAAATTATAAATAAAATTTTATTAGCACTTGGAGAAAAAAAAGGAATAAAAATTGATGAAAAAACACTAAATCAAATGATAAAAAATGGAATAAAAAAACATGGTATAACTATTGATCAATTACATGATTATCTAAAAAAACACAATATTGAATATATAGATTATATAAATGATATTAGCAAAAAATTTATTATATCAATACTACTTCAAAATGAAGTAAAAAAAAGAATACACGTTACTGAAGAAGAAGAAAAATTTTTTTTAAAAAAGCTCCAAAAAGATCAAGATAAAAATATTGAATATACATTTACTTATATTTTTTTTCCTTTAAAGGCAAACGTTAACAAAAGAATAATTAATAAAATTAATTTATTAGCACATGATACTATTAAAAACCTTCAAAAGAATAATGATATTACGCAAATACTACATTTTTTATCTAATAAAAAATTAAACATAGAATATAAAAAAATTGAAAAAAAATGTATTAATGATTTACCTGTTTTTTTTTCAAAAGCATTATCTAATAGTCCTAAAAATGTTCATGTTATCGGTCCTATAAAAAATATAAAAGGATTATATGTATTAAAAATACATAATAGGGACGAAAGTAAGTTACATACGATTATTAAACAATTTCATGTAAAAGATATTTTTTTAAAATCATCCTCCAAAAAAACCGATATACAAAAAAAGAAAAAATTAGAAAAAATTATAAAAAATATTCAAAACAAAGAAGAAAGTTTTAGTGATGCTGCTATTAAATATTCTGAAGATAGTAAATCTGCTGCAAAAGGTGGTGATCTTTTATGGATTTCGTCTGAATATTTTGGAAAAAAAATTGAAAAAATTATTGAAAAACTAAAAAAAGGAAATATGACTTATCCGTTTCGCTCAAATTCTGGTTGGCATGTTATTCAATTAATTGATAAAAGAAGAGTGGATATAACAAATATTTTAAATAAAAAACAAGCTGAAAACTTTTTCTTTAATGAAAAATTTGATCAAGAAGCAAAGAAATGGATACAAGAACAAAAAAATCAGACATATATTAAATATGTAAATACTTTATGA
- the lysS gene encoding lysine--tRNA ligase — translation MLNKNLQKDREKLHISEEKEKEIRRKKLKNLRNSNDEIFPNDFRKNCIVSKLKKKYQNEDNQKLLNINVSIAGRIISKRIMGKASFAHIQDEGGKIQLYITCNSVNNNFYESFKKWDLGDIIGAKGYLFKTKKGELSVHCLEIFQLTKALRPLPDKYHGLVDKEICYRKRYLDLIVNTKSREKFKIRSKIFHYIRQFMSENNFLEVETPILQTIPGGASARPFITYHNSLNMDMYLRISPELYLKRLIVGGFERVFEINKSFRNEGLSTFHNPEFTMLELYIAYADYKDLMSFIENFFYQLTMNVLKKTIVKYGTETFDFSQKFIRMTMNEAIIKYNTKIKNINLDNFIEISNFATSIGISIERDWTVGNVIYEIFEKTVEKKLIQPTFITEYPIEVSPLAKRNTKKKSITDRFELFIGGYEVGNGFSELNDAEDQKDRFKKQISTKEFNSINEHFFYDKDYIIALEHGLPPTAGLGIGIDRLVMLLTNSQSIRDVILFPICRPDNK, via the coding sequence ATGTTAAACAAAAACTTACAGAAAGATCGTGAAAAATTACACATCTCAGAAGAAAAAGAAAAAGAGATACGTAGAAAAAAGCTAAAAAATTTACGTAATTCTAACGACGAAATTTTTCCTAATGACTTTCGTAAAAATTGTATTGTTAGCAAACTAAAAAAAAAGTATCAAAATGAAGACAATCAAAAATTACTTAATATTAACGTTAGTATTGCTGGACGAATAATTAGCAAACGTATTATGGGTAAAGCTTCTTTTGCACATATACAAGATGAAGGAGGAAAAATTCAATTATATATAACATGTAATTCAGTAAATAATAATTTTTATGAAAGTTTTAAAAAATGGGATCTTGGAGATATTATAGGTGCAAAAGGTTATTTGTTTAAAACAAAAAAAGGCGAACTTTCTGTTCATTGCTTAGAAATTTTTCAATTAACTAAAGCTTTACGTCCTTTACCGGATAAATATCATGGTCTTGTAGACAAAGAAATTTGTTATCGGAAACGATATTTAGATCTTATTGTAAACACTAAATCTCGCGAAAAGTTTAAAATACGTTCCAAGATTTTTCATTATATCCGTCAATTTATGTCAGAAAACAACTTCTTAGAAGTAGAAACTCCAATTTTACAAACTATTCCAGGAGGAGCATCAGCTCGTCCATTTATAACTTATCATAATTCTTTAAATATGGACATGTATTTAAGAATATCTCCAGAATTATATTTAAAACGTTTAATAGTAGGAGGATTTGAAAGAGTATTTGAAATAAATAAAAGCTTTCGTAATGAAGGTTTATCAACCTTTCATAATCCTGAATTTACTATGTTAGAATTGTATATAGCATATGCTGATTATAAAGATCTAATGAGTTTTATAGAAAATTTTTTTTACCAATTAACCATGAACGTTTTAAAAAAAACAATTGTCAAATACGGAACAGAAACTTTTGATTTTTCTCAAAAATTTATAAGAATGACAATGAATGAAGCTATTATAAAATATAATACAAAAATCAAAAATATAAATTTAGACAATTTTATTGAAATATCGAATTTTGCAACTTCTATTGGAATCTCTATAGAGAGAGATTGGACTGTTGGTAACGTTATTTACGAAATTTTTGAAAAAACTGTTGAAAAAAAATTAATACAACCTACTTTTATTACAGAATATCCTATAGAAGTCTCGCCTTTAGCAAAAAGAAATACAAAAAAAAAATCTATAACTGATAGATTTGAATTATTTATTGGAGGATATGAAGTTGGTAATGGTTTTTCAGAATTAAATGATGCAGAAGATCAAAAAGATCGATTTAAAAAACAAATTAGCACAAAAGAATTTAACAGTATAAATGAACACTTTTTTTATGATAAAGATTATATAATTGCTTTAGAACATGGTTTACCCCCAACAGCTGGTTTAGGTATAGGAATAGATCGATTAGTAATGTTATTAACAAACAGTCAAAGTATCCGTGATGTTATATTATTTCCAATATGTCGTCCTGATAACAAATAA
- the recJ gene encoding single-stranded-DNA-specific exonuclease RecJ, protein MFTKNFKLKRRHIKHDNHSLNEYPPLLRKIYLHRGIDTVNDLQKSLNHLLSYDHLNDVHKAVKILYDSIKKKKRITVVGDFDADGATSTALVVLAIQSMGSHNINYLIPSRLKDGYGLSPSIVKQAYEIGTDLILTVDNGISSYEGVKEANKYNIPVLITDHHLPGNELPPAKAIVNPNLKDSKFLSCNLAGVGVAFYLMIALRAYLQKKKWFEKNKLSIPNLANFLDLVAIGTIADMVPLDKNNRILVWQGLNRIRSGKCRLGIKVLLDITHCNLYDLVENDLSFVIGSRLNAAGRLDSMSTGISLLLSNNIENIYYLANKLNALNEKRKKIEKKMNNQVIFLLKKLFEKNQKNSPSILIFYENNWHQGVVGILASRLKERFHCPVITFAPVDKDILKGSARSISNVHIYHLFVRFNHLYPGIILNFGGHAMAAGLSIEKKNYEKFYKIFTEFIKNFFHENNIQDIIWSDGELDPIEYTLKTTQILRHAGPWGQNFPEPSFDGKFLLINQKLAGNRHLKLTLKPLNGNNFINGILFNVNTLFWPNNDIKKVEIVYKLYMNNFRGNRQMQLLIEEIWPL, encoded by the coding sequence ATATTTACAAAAAATTTTAAACTAAAACGTCGACATATTAAACACGATAATCATTCATTAAATGAATATCCGCCATTACTACGCAAAATTTATCTTCACAGAGGTATTGATACAGTAAACGATCTACAAAAAAGTTTAAATCATTTATTATCTTATGATCATCTCAATGATGTTCATAAAGCAGTAAAAATTTTGTATGATTCGATAAAGAAAAAAAAACGTATTACTGTTGTCGGTGATTTTGATGCAGACGGAGCAACGAGTACAGCACTCGTAGTTTTAGCAATACAATCAATGGGCAGTCATAACATAAACTACTTAATTCCCAGTAGATTAAAAGATGGGTACGGTTTAAGTCCTAGCATAGTCAAACAAGCCTATGAAATAGGAACAGATTTAATTTTAACTGTTGATAATGGAATTTCTTCATATGAAGGTGTTAAAGAAGCAAACAAGTATAATATTCCTGTTTTAATTACAGATCATCATTTACCAGGAAATGAATTACCTCCTGCAAAAGCAATTGTCAACCCTAATTTAAAAGATTCTAAATTTTTATCCTGCAATTTAGCAGGTGTCGGCGTAGCTTTTTATCTTATGATTGCGTTAAGAGCTTATTTACAAAAAAAAAAATGGTTTGAAAAAAATAAATTATCAATTCCAAATTTAGCAAACTTTCTTGATTTAGTCGCAATTGGTACTATCGCTGATATGGTGCCATTAGATAAAAACAATAGAATTTTAGTTTGGCAAGGATTAAACAGAATACGATCTGGCAAATGTCGTCTTGGAATTAAAGTTTTGTTAGATATTACTCATTGTAACTTATATGATTTAGTAGAAAATGATTTAAGTTTTGTTATAGGATCACGTTTAAACGCAGCTGGACGTCTTGATAGTATGTCAACAGGAATTTCTTTATTATTGTCCAATAATATTGAAAATATTTATTATTTAGCAAATAAATTAAATGCATTAAATGAAAAGCGAAAAAAAATTGAAAAAAAAATGAATAATCAGGTAATTTTTTTATTAAAAAAGTTATTTGAAAAAAATCAAAAAAATTCACCATCAATTCTAATTTTTTATGAAAATAATTGGCATCAAGGAGTAGTAGGTATATTAGCATCACGTTTGAAAGAAAGATTTCATTGCCCGGTAATTACTTTTGCTCCTGTAGACAAAGATATTTTGAAAGGTTCTGCTCGTTCTATATCAAACGTTCATATTTATCATCTATTTGTAAGATTTAATCATTTATATCCAGGGATAATATTAAATTTTGGTGGCCATGCAATGGCGGCAGGTTTATCAATAGAAAAAAAAAATTATGAAAAATTTTATAAAATTTTTACTGAATTCATAAAAAATTTTTTTCATGAAAATAATATACAAGATATTATTTGGTCTGATGGAGAATTAGATCCTATAGAGTACACATTAAAAACAACACAAATTTTAAGACATGCTGGTCCTTGGGGGCAAAATTTTCCAGAACCATCTTTTGATGGAAAATTTTTATTAATTAATCAAAAATTAGCAGGTAATAGACATTTAAAACTCACGTTAAAACCATTAAACGGAAATAATTTTATTAATGGTATTCTTTTTAATGTTAATACTTTATTCTGGCCAAATAATGATATTAAGAAAGTAGAAATAGTTTATAAACTGTACATGAATAATTTTCGAGGTAATCGTCAAATGCAACTTTTAATTGAAGAGATTTGGCCTTTATAA
- the ygfZ gene encoding tRNA-modifying protein YgfZ, with the protein MSKNLSYHFSLPSYRLPLKIIFFEKLKLINIQGNNVKKYLQSQFTANIFLLKENNYLITAHCNVYGKVLGIFPIFLYKDSYFYTIYNDISEIQMNELKKYAIFSNIKICENDQKKLLGVVGKEAKFFLKQYFPELPNKNKKKIVFKKNILLWFEKPIERYLIIIDQLIFNKIKKINQLQLSKDEQWFSLDMECGFPVINNYNIRKFFPQFLNLEKFNAISFKKGCYLGQEIISRIQYRGKNKFSIFLLEGTSSVVPSVKSILEIKVKDSWKETGNILHVTQLDNKIIWIQVLLSSQSETADIFRIIDDKNSRFFIKKIS; encoded by the coding sequence GTGTCTAAAAATTTATCATATCATTTTTCTCTTCCTTCTTATAGATTACCCTTGAAAATTATTTTTTTTGAAAAATTAAAATTAATTAATATACAAGGAAATAATGTTAAAAAATATTTACAGAGTCAATTTACTGCTAATATATTTTTGTTAAAAGAAAATAATTATTTAATTACTGCTCATTGTAATGTTTATGGGAAAGTTTTAGGTATTTTTCCTATTTTTTTATATAAAGATAGCTATTTTTATACTATATATAATGATATCTCTGAAATTCAAATGAATGAGTTAAAAAAATATGCAATATTTTCAAATATAAAAATTTGTGAAAACGATCAAAAAAAATTATTAGGAGTTGTAGGAAAAGAAGCAAAATTTTTTTTAAAACAATATTTTCCTGAATTACCAAATAAAAATAAAAAAAAAATAGTTTTTAAAAAAAATATATTGTTATGGTTTGAGAAACCGATCGAACGTTATTTAATAATTATTGATCAATTGATTTTTAATAAAATAAAAAAAATAAATCAATTACAATTGTCAAAAGATGAGCAATGGTTTTCGTTAGATATGGAATGTGGTTTTCCAGTAATTAATAATTATAATATACGAAAATTTTTCCCTCAGTTTTTAAATCTAGAAAAATTTAATGCAATAAGTTTTAAAAAGGGATGTTATCTTGGTCAAGAAATTATTTCACGTATACAGTATCGTGGAAAAAATAAATTTTCTATTTTTTTATTAGAAGGAACATCTAGTGTTGTGCCATCTGTTAAATCTATATTAGAAATAAAAGTTAAAGATTCTTGGAAAGAAACTGGAAATATATTACATGTAACTCAATTAGATAATAAAATTATTTGGATACAAGTTTTGTTAAGCAGTCAATCTGAAACAGCAGATATTTTTCGTATAATAGATGATAAAAATAGTCGCTTTTTTATAAAAAAAATTTCCTAA
- the djlA gene encoding co-chaperone DjlA, which yields MHPFGKIFGILIGSILGTGFWNIIIGFFIGYIIDKIFDHKKKKLYIDDNRYQKIFICTTFQVMGNIAKSKGYVSAKDIRIVSTCMNDMQLNKDLCIQAQQAFRYGKQNNYPLRYKLKELRQIFYKNFDIIKFFFEIQIKLAFSDEVLHPNERNILYVIAQELSTSKFQLDYLLNMIEEKNFFFYHKYHRSFQTKKNNSQSTIENAYNTLKVKKTDDNITIKRAYRKFMNKYHPDKLSSIKTSSEMLNTAKQKMQIIQKAYNIICKERNLK from the coding sequence ATGCATCCCTTTGGTAAAATTTTTGGAATATTAATTGGATCTATATTAGGAACTGGATTTTGGAATATTATTATTGGATTTTTTATTGGTTACATAATTGATAAAATATTTGATCATAAAAAAAAAAAGTTGTATATCGATGATAATCGTTATCAAAAAATTTTCATTTGTACTACATTTCAAGTAATGGGAAATATTGCGAAATCCAAGGGATACGTTTCTGCAAAAGATATAAGAATTGTTTCAACATGCATGAATGATATGCAATTAAATAAAGATTTATGTATACAAGCACAACAGGCTTTCCGATATGGCAAGCAAAACAACTACCCGTTACGATATAAACTAAAAGAATTACGTCAAATTTTTTATAAAAATTTTGATATAATAAAATTTTTTTTTGAAATTCAAATAAAATTAGCATTTTCTGACGAAGTACTACATCCCAATGAAAGAAATATTTTATATGTAATTGCTCAGGAATTAAGTACGTCAAAATTTCAATTAGATTATCTTTTAAATATGATAGAAGAAAAAAATTTTTTTTTCTATCACAAATATCATAGAAGCTTTCAAACAAAAAAAAACAATTCACAATCAACAATAGAAAATGCTTATAATACTTTAAAAGTAAAAAAAACTGATGATAATATTACAATTAAACGTGCTTATCGAAAATTCATGAATAAATACCATCCAGATAAACTATCATCAATAAAAACATCATCCGAAATGTTAAATACAGCAAAACAAAAAATGCAAATTATACAAAAAGCTTATAATATTATTTGTAAAGAAAGAAATTTAAAATAA
- the gmk gene encoding guanylate kinase, whose translation MKKNILYIISAPSGAGKSTLITNILKNKFFYNIKLSISYTTREIRSGEIDGEDYHFISKKEFKKLIKKNEFLEYAKVFDNYYGTSKVLVNKLLLKNYDVILDIDWQGANQIRKKNKDICSIFILPPSKKVLYHRIKNRGQDTDVVIIKRMKKAIKEMSHYHEYDYLIINDNFSKALFDLKNVFYTAHLSTKQQKVYNYDLINKLLT comes from the coding sequence ATAAAAAAAAATATCTTATATATCATATCCGCTCCCAGCGGAGCGGGTAAGTCGACGTTAATAACGAATATTTTAAAAAACAAATTTTTTTATAATATCAAATTATCTATTTCATATACTACTAGAGAGATAAGATCAGGAGAAATAGATGGAGAAGATTATCACTTTATTTCAAAAAAAGAATTTAAAAAATTAATTAAAAAAAACGAATTTTTAGAGTATGCAAAAGTCTTTGATAATTATTATGGTACTTCAAAAGTATTAGTTAACAAACTACTACTAAAAAATTATGATGTAATACTAGATATTGATTGGCAAGGAGCTAATCAAATTCGTAAAAAAAATAAAGATATATGTAGTATTTTTATACTACCTCCATCTAAAAAAGTATTATATCATCGTATAAAAAATAGAGGACAAGATACTGATGTTGTTATTATAAAAAGGATGAAAAAAGCTATTAAAGAAATGAGTCATTATCATGAATATGATTACTTAATTATTAATGATAACTTTAGTAAAGCTTTATTTGATCTTAAAAACGTTTTTTATACTGCGCATCTATCTACTAAACAACAAAAAGTTTATAATTATGATTTAATTAACAAATTATTAACATAA
- the rsmA gene encoding 16S rRNA (adenine(1518)-N(6)/adenine(1519)-N(6))-dimethyltransferase RsmA → MKIFKTKKFHIFRKRYGQHFLKDKDIISAIINAINPQSEDIMVEIGPGNGALTKHVIKDVNLLIAIEIDNNLVILLKNIFLKHVNFIVFNADVIKFNFNNLTKQYKKKLRIFGNIPYNISTNLVFHLIKYIDLIKDVHFMFQKEVADRLLAIPNSKNYGKLTILAQSFFKITVVVDKIHSSAFLPQPKVNSIFLRFIPHKFYNFIKEDIFFLKKILTDAFNQRRKTIKNSLNKIFNVKKLETIGINCNLRAENLSVQQYFEITNFYLKNIKKSKIT, encoded by the coding sequence ATGAAAATATTCAAAACAAAAAAATTTCATATATTTCGTAAAAGATATGGACAACATTTTCTTAAAGATAAAGATATTATTTCTGCTATTATTAATGCTATTAATCCTCAAAGTGAAGATATTATGGTAGAAATAGGTCCGGGAAATGGAGCATTAACTAAACACGTTATAAAAGATGTTAATTTATTAATTGCAATTGAAATTGATAATAATCTTGTGATTCTTTTAAAGAACATTTTTTTAAAACATGTTAATTTTATTGTCTTTAATGCGGATGTAATAAAATTTAATTTTAATAATTTAACAAAACAATATAAAAAGAAACTACGAATATTTGGAAATATACCTTATAACATATCCACGAATTTAGTATTTCATCTTATTAAATATATTGATTTAATAAAAGATGTACACTTTATGTTTCAGAAAGAAGTAGCGGATAGATTACTTGCTATTCCTAATAGTAAAAATTATGGAAAATTAACTATACTTGCTCAATCTTTTTTTAAAATAACTGTAGTAGTAGATAAAATACATTCATCTGCTTTTTTACCACAACCAAAAGTAAATTCTATTTTTCTTAGATTTATACCTCATAAATTTTATAATTTTATTAAAGAAGACATATTTTTTTTAAAAAAAATACTAACTGATGCTTTTAATCAAAGAAGAAAAACTATTAAAAACAGTTTAAATAAAATTTTTAATGTAAAAAAATTAGAAACTATAGGAATTAATTGTAATTTACGTGCAGAAAATCTATCTGTACAACAATATTTTGAAATAACAAATTTTTATCTAAAAAATATAAAAAAATCTAAAATTACATAA
- the prfB gene encoding peptide chain release factor 2 gives MFELNLIKNRIQKLIEKNKNIRDIFNYYNNKKKVKKIEKELKNVDFWKDKKRAKFLKKEYSALLCNVNNLETLQERLQDIKSFILLAEEEKDLIMFNEIISEINELENQFNDLEFHRMFTGKYDSFNCYIDFQSGSGGIDAQDWTKMLLRMYIRWAEKKHFKYKVLEESGGESVGIKSATVFISGKCAFGWLKTETGIHRLVRRSPFDSSKRRHTSFSSIFVYPEINDKISVEINLLDCRIDVYRASGAGGQHVNRTESAVRITHLPTGVVTQCQNDRSQHKNKEQAIKQMQAKLYNLELQKKKKTQKEIENNKAEIRWGNQIRSYILDDSRIKDLRTGLESRNIQSVLDGDIDLFIKKSLQVGL, from the coding sequence ATGTTTGAATTAAATTTAATTAAAAATCGTATACAAAAATTAATAGAAAAAAATAAAAATATTAGAGATATTTTTAATTATTATAATAATAAAAAAAAAGTAAAAAAAATTGAAAAAGAACTAAAAAATGTTGATTTTTGGAAAGATAAAAAACGTGCTAAATTTTTAAAAAAAGAATATTCTGCATTATTATGCAATGTTAATAATCTTGAAACTCTTCAAGAAAGATTACAAGATATTAAAAGTTTTATTTTATTAGCAGAAGAAGAAAAAGATTTAATAATGTTTAACGAGATTATATCTGAAATAAACGAATTAGAAAATCAATTTAATGACTTAGAATTTCATCGTATGTTTACTGGAAAATACGACAGTTTTAATTGTTATATTGATTTCCAATCAGGTTCTGGAGGAATTGACGCACAAGACTGGACAAAAATGTTATTAAGAATGTATATAAGATGGGCAGAGAAAAAACATTTTAAGTATAAAGTTCTTGAAGAATCAGGAGGGGAAAGTGTTGGTATAAAATCTGCAACAGTTTTTATATCAGGTAAATGTGCATTTGGTTGGCTAAAAACAGAAACTGGAATTCATAGATTAGTACGTAGAAGTCCATTTGATTCTAGCAAACGTAGGCATACTTCTTTCAGCTCAATTTTTGTTTATCCAGAAATAAATGATAAAATTTCTGTAGAAATAAATTTACTTGATTGTAGAATAGATGTATATCGAGCGTCTGGTGCAGGTGGTCAACATGTTAATAGAACAGAATCTGCTGTTAGAATTACTCATCTTCCTACAGGAGTCGTAACACAATGTCAAAATGATAGATCACAACATAAAAATAAAGAACAAGCTATAAAACAAATGCAAGCAAAACTATATAATTTAGAATTACAAAAAAAAAAAAAAACACAAAAAGAAATAGAAAATAATAAAGCTGAGATTAGATGGGGTAATCAAATTCGTTCCTATATACTGGATGATTCACGCATTAAAGATTTGCGAACTGGCTTAGAGTCTCGAAATATACAGTCAGTACTTGATGGAGATATAGATCTTTTTATTAAAAAAAGTTTACAAGTAGGATTATAG
- the xthA gene encoding exodeoxyribonuclease III — translation MKFLSFNVNGLRARLNQLEQVISIHNPDVIGLQEIKVHDDVFPILDIKKLGYHSFFYGQKRYHGVALLTKNKPICILRGLPDDTIHTKRRLILVKIKSKIGIITIINAYFPNGENRKNIEKFTEKKNFFYRLKKFIEKNFSPNDFVLLMGDINVAINDKDIGISENNKKNWIKNGKCAFLPEEREWFASLVNWGFIDIWRSFNPDINNCFSWFSYSFNSFKKNQGLRIDLLLCSYPLYKFCKTTEMDYSFRAMIKTSDHIPIWADFSI, via the coding sequence ATGAAATTTTTATCTTTTAATGTTAACGGATTAAGAGCTAGATTAAATCAATTAGAACAGGTTATTAGTATACATAACCCTGATGTAATTGGTTTACAAGAAATAAAAGTTCATGATGATGTATTTCCAATTTTAGATATAAAAAAATTAGGATATCATTCCTTTTTTTATGGTCAAAAAAGATATCATGGAGTAGCTTTATTAACAAAAAACAAACCTATATGTATTTTGCGAGGATTACCAGATGATACTATACATACAAAACGTCGTTTAATTCTTGTAAAAATAAAAAGCAAGATTGGTATTATTACTATCATTAATGCTTATTTTCCTAATGGAGAAAATAGAAAAAATATAGAAAAATTTACTGAAAAAAAAAATTTTTTTTATAGATTAAAAAAATTTATAGAAAAAAATTTTTCTCCTAATGATTTTGTCTTATTAATGGGTGATATAAATGTTGCTATTAATGATAAAGATATTGGAATCAGCGAAAATAATAAAAAAAATTGGATAAAAAATGGAAAATGTGCTTTCTTACCAGAAGAAAGAGAATGGTTTGCTAGTTTAGTAAATTGGGGTTTTATAGATATTTGGAGATCATTTAATCCAGATATAAATAACTGTTTTTCTTGGTTTAGTTATAGTTTCAATAGTTTCAAAAAAAATCAAGGATTACGCATTGATTTATTATTATGTAGTTACCCACTATATAAATTTTGTAAAACAACAGAAATGGATTATAGCTTTAGAGCAATGATTAAAACATCTGACCATATTCCTATTTGGGCTGATTTCAGTATCTAA